The genomic stretch ctagagtctgtcatacatagtgaagtaggtcagaaagagaaaaacaaataccatacgctgacacatatatatatatggaatctgaaaaaaaaaaaaaaggttctgaagaacctaggggcaggacaggaataaagacacagacgtagagaatgaacttgaggatacggggagggggaatggtaatctgggacgaagtgcgagagtagcatggacttatatacactattgaatgtaaaatagatagctagtgggaagcagctgcatagcacagggagatcagctcggtgctttctgaccacctagaggggtgggttagggagggtaagagggagacgcaagagggaggagatatggggatatatgtatacgtatagccgattcactttgttatacagcagaaactaacacaccattgtaaagcaattatactccaataaagatgttaaaaaaaaaaaaaaaaaaggcaatatggCTAGCAGGCCCTTGCAGCAAGTTGGGTTCCCACAGACCCATGGGCCTCTCATATTTGGTGgcggaaagagaaggaaaagttccCAGTCCTTCATTGTGTTTGTATTCCTTAAACCTCATGCAGGTTGACCTTGGGCTTCACGTGCTTATGGATGTTGTACAGTAAGAAGGAGCTAAAGTCGCTTGTGTCACAAGGGATTGATGGgtcttaaaatgcaaatattatttcatttgtatagCATTTTTTTCGTTTCTCCAGTGTGGTCTAAACCCTTTGGTTAGAGAAGAATAAGACTTGAATGGTCACAGTAAAAGTGTAGAGATAAGTTCAGTGTGTTAGTGCTGTTAAATCTATGAGGATAATCTATGAGTGTGGACATAAAGTAGGAGGTGTGATGACTGGATCACAGAGTAGATGTTAGGTGACCATGGAATCTTGTTTGAACTTCCTGTGACTTGCGTCCAGTTGCTCAATGCTGTGAGTCTCACCCATGCTCCTGCACATACCTTGGGTGTTTCAGAACTCGGTGGTCTTTGAGGATGTGGCCGTGGACTTCACTCTGGAGGAGTGGGCTTTGCTGGATTCTGCTCAGAGGGAGCTCTACAGAGATGTGATGCTGGAAAACTTCAGAAACCTGGCCTCAGTGGGTAAGAATGACATCATTCCTTCACTTAGTCATTTAGAGACAAGCATTTCTGGCACATCACTGTTCCAAGAATTGGACTGTGGAAAGGGAATACGTTAATAAGACAGACATGGTCATAACCATCATAGAGCTAGAATCTAATAGTTTCTCCCCATGAGACTGAGAATCTATGTATTAAactgagtttttctttctgttaagaaAGCTCCCTTAGCATCATTGGTGGATATAGATTTCATGGGGCCTTCGGGGGCCCAGTGAGGTCTGTTTTTGAACCTTATGAGAGTTTTACTGTGTTTATTAAAGTGCTTACCATTTTGACCCCTCATACTTGTTATTGATGAAGTCTTGACATAGCTAAACTCCTCAGTGTCCTTTTTGGCTAACAGGTACCTCCTTTCTTGTAAGATTTGTTCCCTTTTTGCTTTCAGATGATGAGACTCAATTTAAGGCCAATGGTTCAGTTTCTCAGCAGGATATTTATGGGAATAAAATATCCAAGGAGCATAAAATATCAAAGTTCACTGGAAATTATTCCTTGGCCTCCGTCTTAGGAAAAATTTGGGAAGAACTCAGCCTTGAAGATCAGCACACAGATCAAGGCAGACATCTGAGGTGAGTTGCACTCATGAGAGAAAGCAGTATTCCAGGAGGGAATCTTAGTATgtcataaagtttaaaaagcaaacaaacaaaacacatgtaAGCCTAGatcaaatttgtttattcataGAGATTTTCacgatgattttttttcttaaatgcgACATTGATGTTGAATGATAGAAACAGctggaaacaatcaacagaagaGCCCATGTTTAAGAAACATTGTTTTTGTAATAGTTGTGGTTGAGCCCCCTTCTATGGCATTGAGTTCATTCCACTTTAAAAGAATtcaggtagggcttccctggtggcacagcggttgggaatccgcctgccagtgcaggggacatgggttcgagccctggtcggggaagatcccatatgctgtggagcaactaagcctgtgcaccacaactactgagcctgcgctctagagcctgcgagccacaactactgagcccgtgtgccacaactactgaagcccgtgcgcctagagcctgtgctccgcagcaagagaagccaccgcaatgagaagcccgcgcaccgcaacgaagagtagcccccgctcaccgcaactagaaaaaagccctcgcgcagcaatgaagacccaacccagccaaaaataaataaataaatttatttttaaaaaaagaagtcagggaGAAAATCTATCCATCCACTGAAATTGGTGAAAACGTAATTCTCGTACTTACTAATAAATCATTATTAATCAAATCATTGATAACACGCTTCTCATTTTTAACAGAAATCATGTGGTGGAGAGACTCCATGAAAGTAATGATCAATGTGGGGAAGGCTTCAGTCAGACTCCAAATCTTAACCTGTACCAGAAAACTCTTACTGGAGTAAAAAGGTATGAATGCAGTACAGATGGAAAAGTCTTCACGCATCATCCATCCCTCAAGAGTCACATCGCTGTTTGCACTGGACACAAACCGTATCAATGTCAGGAATGTGGGCAGGCCTACAGTTGTCGTTCACACCTAAGGACGCATGTGAGAACCCACAGTGGAGAGAGACCCTATGTGTGTAAATTATGTGGAAAAACTTTTCCTCGTACTTCTTCCCTCAACCGGCATATAAGGATTCATACTGCGGAGAAAAGCTATGAATGTCAgcaatgtgggaaagccttcattGATTTTTCAAGTCTTACTAGTCATGTgagaactcacactggagagaagccatataaatgtaaggaatgtgggaaagctttcagttaTTCCTCAACTTTTCGAAGACACATGATAAcacacactggagagaagccctataAATGTATGGAATGTGGGGAAGCCTTCAGTTATTCCTCAACTTTTCGAAGACACATGATATCGCACACTGGGGAGACACCAcataaatgtaaggaatgtggggaAGCCTTCAGTTATTCCTCGGCTTTTCGAAGGCACATGATAACACACACGGGGGCGAAGCCCTATGAATGTAAACAGTGTGGGAAAACCTTCATTTATCTCCAATCCTTTCGAAGGCATGAAAggattcacactggagagaaaccctatgaatgcaagcaatgtggaaaagccttcattTATCCCCAGTCATTTCGAAGGCATGAAAGGACGCATGgtggagaaaaaccctatgaatgtaaccAGTGTGGTAAGGCATTCAGCCACCCCTCATCCTTTCGAGGACACATGAGAGtgcacactggagagaaaccttacgaGTGCAGGCAGTGTGGAAAAACTTTCAACTGGCCCATATCCTTGCGAAAACATACGAGAACACACACTAAAGAGAAACCCTACGAATGTAAgcaatgtgggaaagccttcagtttGTCTGCTTGCTGTCGAGAGCACGTGAGAATGCATCCTGGAGACAAATCATATGAATGCAAGCTctgtgggaaagctttcagttgCCACATCTCCTTACAAAGACACATGAGAAGGCACACTGCCGAGAAGCTTTATGAATGCAAgcaatgtgggaaagccttcagctGGCCTGAACTTTTGCAACAGCACGTGAGGACACACACTGCAGAGAAACCTTacgaatgtaaggaatgtggtaAAGTCTTCAAATGGCCCTCATCTTTACCAATACATATGAGAAtgcacactggagagaaaccatatgaatGTAAGCAGTGTGGAAAGGCCTTCAGTTGTTCCTCATCCTTAAGAAGACATGTGAGGATACATACTACCAAGAAACACTATGTATGTAACTCGGGAAATCCTCCTGCAAATGAATTCATGCACAGTGCTTCAGAAAATTCACATCAGGAGAGAAATCTTACAAAAGTTGTAAACCTGGTATTGCCTTTATGAGTCCTTCATCACTAAAGTGGACCCATAGAGAGTGTATTTCCAGTTCTTTTGCAAATAAACATTTAGATGAAAATTAACTGCTGAAGTACTCTTTTGGCTACAGTACGTAAATTTTGCAGGAAGtgttttttcttatgttttaggaaataaaacatttatctttacAGTTTGTTGGACTCATGGGTGATTTgaagtgtatttttaatatataagtaGTTTTAATACGTTAGTTCTTTAAATTGTCTTTTAAGAGGTTATTGGAACCATGACACTGTGGTATTTGTTTGGATTTTCCTACTGGCTTAGTGTGGCAGATTCTGGATTGTCAACCATTATATGTTTTCCACCATGGATTGAGAGAATCTTTGTTTATGTAGGCCAGTGGAgccttattctgtttttcttctaaataGTTGGCAGAAATTTGTAATTATGCAGAGTTCTTCCAAGTGTATAGTCTCATGTGAATTGTTACTTTCAGCTTTTGCCCTTTGCTTTGTCCTTGCTTGTGATAGCGAATTAAACAGTGGGTTTTTACTTAAGAGACGCTTGTGATGTGACCATGAGATACAGAGTTCTGGATTGTGTTATGTCAGCATGGGTAATGTTAGGAGCTACAGTTCCCAGAATCCCTTCCCTTTATGATTCTGTGTT from Balaenoptera musculus isolate JJ_BM4_2016_0621 chromosome 3, mBalMus1.pri.v3, whole genome shotgun sequence encodes the following:
- the LOC118892285 gene encoding LOW QUALITY PROTEIN: zinc finger protein 555-like (The sequence of the model RefSeq protein was modified relative to this genomic sequence to represent the inferred CDS: inserted 1 base in 1 codon), producing MNSVVFEDVAVDFTLEEWALLDSAQRELYRDVMLENFRNLASVDDETQFKANGSVSQQDIYGNKISKEHKISKFTGNYSLASVLGKIWEELSLEDQHTDQGRHLRNHVVERLHESNDQCGEGFSQTPNLNLYQKTLTGVKRYECSTDGKVFTHHPSLKSHIAVCTGHKPYQCQECGQAYSCRSHLRTHVRTHSGERPYVCKLCGKTFPRTSSLNRHIRIHTAEKSYECQQCGKAFIDFSSLTSHVRTHTGEKPYKCKECGKAFSYSSTFRRHMITHTGEKPYKCMECGEAFSYSSTFRRHMISHTGETPHKCKECGEAFSYSSAFRRHMITHTGAKPYECKQCGKTFIYLQSFRRHERIHTGEKPYECKQCGKAFIYPQSFRRHERTHGGEKPYECNQCGKAFSHPSSFRGHMRVHTGEKPYECRQCGKTFNWPISLRKHTRTHTKEKPYECKQCGKAFSLSACCREHVRMHPGDKSYECKLCGKAFSCHISLQRHMRRHTAEKLYECKQCGKAFSWPELLQQHVRTHTAEKPYECKECGKVFKWPSSLPIHMRMHTGEKPYECKQCGKAFSCXLILKKTCEDTYYQETLCM